The sequence aaacagaaacgaACCCCACCGTCCACAAGCTTGTGACAAGATAATCTAGTCGGTACAGTTTCTTGTTCCTATCTTGcaacatgtatttttttctaattaCACGAGGAAACGAGCCAATACAAAATCAATCTGGGTCAAGCACTCTTCGTATGCCGGATGACTCCCCCGGGGTACAAAATTATTAACCTTATCTCATCTCACACTGTCCATTTATTTAATGGCTGGATGGAAAAGTTAACCTAATATGAGAAGTCAAAAACAGTGGGACATGCGTAGTAGCGATATCAAGCGCGGAGCGGAGATCGGAAATGAAACAATCCCTAAGAGCGTCCAGACTTGTGAAAGCCACACTAGTCGGTAAGTGTCCCTGAGGTTCTGGGATATGAAGATTGTATCTAACTTCCTAACTTCACTCCTTAATTTCAGCCAAGGAGCAATTCGTGTGACAGGCCATAATGGAAACGATTTCGATTTCTTTCTGAAGAGAGTCAAGACCGGGGACTTTGTTGGGACATTCTAACGTGACGTGAGTACCTTCCTAGACCACTGATCCGGGGAGTCCTAATGCTTCGACTAtggtgtgatggtgtgatggtgtgatggtgtgatgggccgCACGCCAAACGAAATGACAAATATCTTGGACCAAAACATCATGCAAAGGTACAGATTCAGAAGTCAGAGACTAAAAAATAGAGTCCATTGTATCCTAGACCGCTGGTTGGCGTACACTGACCGGTGTGGGAGTTGTCTGCCcagaatgaaaaaaatacattctcACACAAAAACTAAGTCGGGAAAAATGCAACAAAAGCGTTTGCTACAAAGCTATTGACACCAGAGGAGGCGTGCATGAAAAAATGGATTGCTTGGTGTTAAAAAATTGAGAGAGAATGAGTTGGTTGGTGAAACCACATGGGCCGTGCCTATGGGTCAACCGGCAATTACTGACCAGTAGTTGACCATGATCAACAGATATGTTTGTGGACCAAATAGAACACGAATACTTTAAGACTGGAATTTTAAAACAGAATTTTGTTAAATGGGAGATGAATACTGAACCTTTTATGATATCCTTCTCAGTATTATTTATGAACAATTAATCTGACTCTTTTGAGGTGTTGTAATATCTGACGCCTGAACGTTAAACTACATTTAATTAAACCCAGATCCTGTATTTAAACAATTAAGAAGTGGTAACGTTTCTTCACTCTGCGATTGGAAATACATAGCTCTCAGTTGTTTTTGGACGCTCAACAACAACCTTTCGCTGATGGAGTTTAGAATATTCGTTTtcgtcatcatcaacaacatacTGCTCTGATATAGCAACTTCATCGACTGCGCTGTCTGGTGCAAAACAGTCTGCCAGAACAGGCAAGGAACTCTCAGTTCCCTTTACAGATTCCATTTGCTTTGTCCCTGGCGGCTCGTCCACGTCTTCGTCGAGGATTTCACAATAATTTGGGTATGCGCTGACATCGTAAGTCGGTGCCTGAACCTGGTGGTCTCTGGGGAGACAATGTATAAATACGTTTGTATGTTGACTTTTAAACACCATACTCAATTATGTTACAGCTCTATGACGGACTCCTGCAAGTCATTGAGCGATATAAGCATACGTTACACGAGACCTATTCTATCCTCAAGCGTTCATAAGCGATACACAGATgtggaaatattgttaaaggatTTGAAATTGTGTGAAATAATAGTTAAAATGATGCGTATAGCTCTTGAATATGTCAGATAATCAGTAATGAGCATACTTTTTAGTTCTCAAATGCTTGCAATAGAAGAGGGACAGAGCCAGCAAGACGATCACCACAAACAGTGAAAATGCGGTCGATAGTCCAATCTTCAGGTCAACAATGCCGCTATCGTTGTTACCTGAAATTACAATAATGCAAGTCATGATATTTATCATCTCACACGACACCTAAGTGCACAAAAGAGATTTGTCTACACTCATCCATCTAAACATTTCACATTCTCAGTCCTCCTCGTTATAAAATATGGACAAGAAGCTCTTTTATCTTTTCTTTAAAATCTAAGTGTCTAAGAAGATCTCATGGCCAGTTTAGGATGATGGCTCAATACGTCTGGGTTTatttaccaacacacattagatgaatgaataatattttatatgtttaaaTATACTCCATCAAACAATGGTGTTACCTTGGTTACAATATTCCAGTCTCTTGCATTCCTCCATGGAGCAGTTGAATGTGCAGGTTGAGTCACATCTTCGTCCTGTCAGGTAGCAGCCGTTGGTGCACGTGCCAGTCTTCTGATCACAGACACCATCCCGACAGACTTTACATGTGAGATGACAGCGTCCTCCGTAGAAGCCACGTGCACAGCCATCTGCACACGACCCGCTGTCTGACTGACacttgtcgtttctacagtTGGGACTGCATGGGGAAGAGCACTGTCTGCCATACCATCCCTCGTCACACCCATGGATACAATTTCCACTGTCCCTGTGACAGTTACGAACTCCAGTGTTTGGCGCCACTTGAGGCTTGTCAGTAGACACGTTGGGATCTGGTCCACACTTGTCACCGCACGTCTTGTCACAGAACACGCCATAAAACCCAGGAAGACATCCCTCTGTACATCCATGTTCACATGATCCCAGGCAGTGATCACACGAATACACACAGTTTGGACCAAAGTAGCCAGGGTGACACTCTCTACACGATCCTATAATCCTGTTGCACGACTTACATCGACTGGAACATGACTTACAGTCAGTCCCGTAGTAGGAGTCTACACATCCAGACACATAGGATGAGCCCAGCTGACAATATCCGCCAGCACAACCACCTGGACATGGCCTACAGCTACCATGTAGACTGGCACAGGGTATGTTGCACCCAGGTCCCTGATAACCTGCCACACAACCGTCAGTACAATCACCTATGCCAGAGGTTGACAACCGACATGAGTGGTTTCTGCAGGTCTTGCTGCAGACCGACCTACATTTCCGATCAAAATACCCAGTGTCACAGTCTGTGAGGCAATATCCACTTCTGTCACACTGGGAACAATGTTGGTTGTCTTTACACTGGTCGCCTGATTAAGGAAACGAGAACATCATATTGAAACAAAGCATAAACTATGTCATCTGTACATGACGCCAGTAATGTTTGCCTGCTACTGGAATAAAGAAACCGGGCATATTTTTATGCTGTGCCACTTTAAATGCAACAAGACATATACTATATACTCagggcagacctcgagttaccactgcagcccaagatcggtgtgatccgggtactacagttgcgtgatcgtactgccatgGCTGAGGGCACAGCATTCTGGACTTCAGATGATATCTGgccaaactgtacggaacaggttgaaagagataggtctgagagccaggacaCCCGACGTtcgggtcgtgctacgtcgtcaccatcgcgctgaACATCTCCTTTATGTAAAAAGAAGCATCCATTTgtttgtatagacattaccttcttctaaaccgGTGTaaaatttcttcttcttctaactgtttctcaggcacatttttttcaaaagtgacgagggcgttAGGGCGTCttattaatttttgatagaaaaaagtgacaagggaggtacacatttttattcttttctCTCAAACAAATACAGCTTGAGACGTTTAGCACGAATTAATGAGcggtagattcagtcacactcgttcttacagacactcattcttatagtggacaaacgGATAATCGGGACTCGTCTAAgtcaaatttatttttctatGTGGCAATAAGAAACTGTTGCGCAcataaataaaagtgacgcgccgatgcccgagaaacatttcactttttgtaCTTAGCCCTATTATGTTCAGCTCGAAGTCTGAACATCCTTGCTCTGCCATCTGACCTTTCCAGATGAAATGACCCGTCAATGAACAAACCACCACCACAATCTTGTTTCCTGTACTCTAGTCTTCACCAAACTAGACGTGCCTGTCTGTTACGTTGGCGCAAAACTAGATTTAGTGCAGGCCATGGAACGGACTGGACGTAAGCCAGGAATGGTCCGAGCAGTCAAACATGATGCAAGTCTCTCATGCTCCCATGTTAAAGAGAGAAGAGAACGTGTTTTAAAGGACACAAAATGTCTGGCCACTGGGCCTTCCAAGCCTTAGCCTTTCTGTATTTCTGGCATGACGTACGCACAGTTTAGGTTGAAATTTATGAGTTTTCCAGAACATCCAGAGGCTAGAGaataaccaaattttaaatACCCAGTGTGTGAAATTTGACTTCTATCGAAAAGCATACAAAAAGGGTATAAATTCATTGTGCGCGAGATTGCATGCAAAGTGCTTTACTACATTGTATTTAGgtttatttttataaattttaaaaaactTTTATCTCTTGCAACTTTATGTTATGCAGTTACATTTTTTTCTACCACCCCGTAGATCCTGGTACGATTCCCAACAGTGACACATCGCGTGAAGCCCACTCATTCCTAGTGCCCGCTGCCGTGTtatcccctgtcgtgatatcaCGTGTTATCCGCTGCCGTGATATCACGACTAggactaaactcgctcactctgaCATGTTTGAGGTTATACTACTGTACATGACTCATCAATACGAACTATTGACAGACATAAACAAATCTAATACGTCAAAGCTTTAATGAGTTATAAGTAAGTCAGTTTGAAACACTTACCTTCAGAAACGATTATCAGGTATGCCATACACACGACCTTCAACAGGGTCATGTTGCTTTCTGACATCAGAAACATACGAGGGATACTTGCTGATACTATATATCTGTGTCACTGAGAGATGATGGAACAGACAGTCTGTGTGCAATGTTCATTTGTCCGTATAACCAACTTCAGGTTTACGAAACTGATTTCATTTTCCTTCATATAAGGAATAGGTTTCATATACCATAGGTTTAAACTGTAATAACTGTTTCTTTCAGATCTTGCCCTTAACCGATATACAAACATTCAAACCTATTTTTATTGAACAAAGTCCGAGATATGAGACAA comes from Haliotis asinina isolate JCU_RB_2024 chromosome 13, JCU_Hal_asi_v2, whole genome shotgun sequence and encodes:
- the LOC137260425 gene encoding scavenger receptor class F member 1-like; its protein translation is MTLLKVVCMAYLIIVSEGDQCKDNQHCSQCDRSGYCLTDCDTGYFDRKCRSVCSKTCRNHSCRLSTSGIGDCTDGCVAGYQGPGCNIPCASLHGSCRPCPGGCAGGYCQLGSSYVSGCVDSYYGTDCKSCSSRCKSCNRIIGSCRECHPGYFGPNCVYSCDHCLGSCEHGCTEGCLPGFYGVFCDKTCGDKCGPDPNVSTDKPQVAPNTGVRNCHRDSGNCIHGCDEGWYGRQCSSPCSPNCRNDKCQSDSGSCADGCARGFYGGRCHLTCKVCRDGVCDQKTGTCTNGCYLTGRRCDSTCTFNCSMEECKRLEYCNQGNNDSGIVDLKIGLSTAFSLFVVIVLLALSLFYCKHLRTKKDHQVQAPTYDVSAYPNYCEILDEDVDEPPGTKQMESVKGTESSLPVLADCFAPDSAVDEVAISEQYVVDDDENEYSKLHQRKVVVERPKTTESYVFPIAE